CAGTATAATGGATACAGATCCCCAGAAAGAAGGAAAGGAGCCCCTCCCTGTAAAGGCTTTAAGGAAGGAAGCAGAAAGGGTTGCAGTGATTATAGAAAAACTTCTGAATAAAATCATATACCTAATCAGAGAGCAGGAAAAGGCTAATTATGTGCTCTTAAGGGGCATATCTATGGTCCCGGATATCCCTGACTTTCAAGAAACCTATGGTCTAAAAGCCATCTGCATTGCAACCTATCCCATGTACAGGGGGCTTGCCAGACTTATCGGAATGGATGTACTCGAGATAAAGGGTGATATTCCTGAAGAGCTCGAGGCATTGAAGGCTCATTATGATAAATATGATTTCTTCTTTATACATATTAAAAAGATTGATTCCTATGGTGAGGATGGTA
Above is a window of Thermodesulfovibrionales bacterium DNA encoding:
- a CDS encoding phosphoglycerate mutase (catalyzes the interconversion of 3-phosphoglycerate and 2-phosphoglycerate; this enzyme does not require the cofactor 2,3-bisphosphoglycerate as a phosphate donor; BPG-independent PGAM; aPGAM), whose product is SIMDTDPQKEGKEPLPVKALRKEAERVAVIIEKLLNKIIYLIREQEKANYVLLRGISMVPDIPDFQETYGLKAICIATYPMYRGLARLIGMDVLEIKGDIPEELEALKAHYDKYDFFFIHIKKIDSYGEDGNFDGKVKKIEEFDKALPEILALKPDVLVITGDHSTPSLLKSHSWHPVPLLLSSPFVLGGLSSAFTERECAKGELGIFQTVNLMPLILANSLRLKKFGA